A part of Eremothecium sinecaudum strain ATCC 58844 chromosome VII, complete sequence genomic DNA contains:
- the ECM2 gene encoding Pre-mRNA-splicing factor ECM2 (Syntenic homolog of Ashbya gossypii AGR032W; Syntenic homolog of Saccharomyces cerevisiae YBR065C (ECM2)) — translation MESQTSPTICDQCFSPDGNGSKVRMTRVPQGAACKLCSLPFTLYHFKIGSNSRPTKALICSKCATERNICQCCMLDLSWKLPINLRDQILSILQGTDETTSTEVSHKLASRFLALNTGIDEVVLTGDEVRLKALMVKVRDALNSDASKALPGGSEEDKAAQSVQKNMVVSSLFLTTGLEGDNTRSFFLYGIEPNLPEWEIVDVISKLVRTKEWQDRSTVAVVVRHEARCAGIRFKSEELAKLFVLNIDKIYVQLVDTGKPLRKGVLHIRNFNIHVVDWPSFNVAVLGSQRKQWLEISELAKSAIRADVEASCSKTHKATSGKVAKQMKKRNNSTYKKGKLKKRASSLEL, via the coding sequence ATGGAATCACAGACTTCTCCCACTATATGCGACCAGTGTTTTAGTCCTGACGGCAATGGTTCGAAAGTGCGCATGACTAGAGTGCCGCAGGGTGCGGCTTGTAAACTATGCTCTCTGCCCTTTACACTCTACCATTTCAAAATAGGCAGCAACTCACGTCCTACCAAAGCGCTTATTTGTTCAAAATGTGCAACAGAGCGTAATATTTGTCAATGTTGTATGCTGGATTTGTCCTGGAAGCTGCCTATTAATCTTCGAGACCAAATTTTATCTATTTTACAGGGTACAGATGAAACAACGTCTACAGAGGTATCACACAAACTGGCGAGTCGTTTTCTCGCATTAAACACTGGTATTGACGAAGTTGTTTTAACCGGCGATGAAGTCAGGCTGAAAGCCTTAATGGTTAAAGTCCGCGATGCACTTAACAGCGATGCATCCAAGGCTCTACCGGGTGGTTCTGAAGAGGACAAAGCTGCACAATCTGTCCAAAAGAACATGGTTGTTTCCTCGTTGTTTTTGACGACTGGACTGGAGGGTGATAACACAAGATCATTCTTTTTGTACGGAATAGAACCTAATTTGCCAGAATGGGAGATTGTTGATGTAATTTCAAAGCTAGTTCGCACAAAAGAATGGCAAGATCGTAGCactgttgctgttgttgtgCGCCATGAAGCAAGGTGTGCTGGGATCCGCTTTAAGAGCGAGGAATTGGCCAAACTATTTGTTTTGAATATCGACAAAATCTATGTGCAATTAGTTGACACAGGTAAACCTCTGCGAAAAGGTGTTTTACATATACGAAATTTCAATATCCATGTTGTAGATTGGCCTAGTTTCAATGTTGCAGTACTAGGATCTCAACGTAAACAGTGGCTAGAGATTTCAGAGCTGGCAAAATCCGCTATTCGTGCCGATGTTGAGGCAAGTTGTAGTAAAACTCACAAGGCAACTAGTGGCAAAGTAGCAAAGCAAATGAAAAAACGCAACAACTCAACTTATAAGAAAGGCAAATTAAAAAAACGAGCCTCTTCCTTAGAGCTCTAA
- a CDS encoding HGR032Wp (Syntenic homolog of Ashbya gossypii AGR033W; Syntenic homolog of Ashbya gossypii NOHBY733; No homolog in Saccharomyces cerevisiae; Syntenic homolog of Kluyveromyces lactis KLLA0F18480g) codes for MKFAIIKDMKLESTWKAFVTLFHKLFDIIVRYQTIYTFSNKDTLNSPKMIYSVLPSSPIIPFPDPIFITRGTVGLVNETFYVVFLSFLMGTLMTLVNYLQRTGILLNNQRIRLEDAYCNELVTFHNLDQVGDDACSDTFTDSDSDSDSDSEYQGSASGDQDSDLESVLSYYDKTNDFVFVPHMVGSSMFNGHTMSFGEGSAFDLRNLSVRYSSIRSLGLNTTASNNQTTKASEILIW; via the coding sequence ATGAAATTTGCTATTATTAAAGACATGAAACTAGAGTCTACATGGAAGGCTTTTGTAACGCTGTTCCACAAGCTATTTGATATTATTGTTCGTTACCAAAcaatatatacattttCAAATAAAGATACTTTAAATTCTCCCAAAATGATTTATTCAGTCCTCCCTTCATCGCCAATAATTCCATTCCCAGACCCGATATTTATAACGCGAGGCACAGTTGGTCTAGTAAATGAGACATTTTATGTTGTATTCTTATCATTTCTTATGGGAACGTTGATGACACTAGTGAATTATCTGCAGAGGACTGGAATTTTACTCAACAACCAACGGATACGATTGGAAGATGCATATTGCAATGAGCTTGTAACTTTCCATAACTTGGATCAGGTTGGAGACGACGCTTGTAGCGATACATTCACTGACAGTGACAGTGACAGCGACAGCGACAGCGAGTATCAAGGTTCTGCATCTGGAGACCAGGACTCCGACCTAGAATCAGTATTGTCATATTACGATAAAACCAATGACTTTGTTTTCGTACCGCACATGGTAGGTTCATCAATGTTTAATGGCCATACAATGTCTTTTGGCGAAGGGTCTGCATTTGATCTTCGTAATCTTTCAGTTAGGTACAGCTCCATTAGATCATTGGGGTTAAATACCACTGCATCCAATAACCAAACTACAAAAGCAAGTGAAATATTAATTTGGTAA
- the HEM13 gene encoding coproporphyrinogen oxidase (Syntenic homolog of Ashbya gossypii AGR030C; Syntenic homolog of Saccharomyces cerevisiae YDR044W (HEM13)), translated as MAAGDPSSSMRARMEALIRRKQREITSGLESLEETARFREDTWERENDGGGGKSCVLQNGSTFEKAGVNISVVYGALSPAAILSMKSEHKKLEIPLDPITGKPTEGLQFFACGISLVVHPHNPHAPTTHLNYRYFETWKDDGTPAVWWFGGGADLTPSYLYEEDVKLFHSMHKEALDKHDTSYYPKFKKWCDEYFWIKHRGENRGVGGIFFDDLDERDPSDLLAMCEHCLDAYLPSYLPILVRRKDMPYTAEEKEWQQIRRGRYVEFNLVLDRGTQFGLRTPGSRIESILVSLPINAKWLYDHHPPAGSKEEALVKILKNPRDWL; from the coding sequence ATGGCAGCAGGGGACCCTTCAAGCAGTATGCGCGCCCGGATGGAGGCACTAATTAGGCGGAAACAACGTGAAATTACATCTGGACTGGAATCCTTGGAAGAAACCGCAAGATTTAGGGAAGATACGTGGGAACGTGAGAATGATGGTGGTGGTGGTAAATCATGTGTTCTGCAGAACGGTTCAACATTCGAGAAAGCGGGCGTTAATATTTCCGTTGTCTATGGGGCCCTTTCTCCCGCTGCTATTCTTTCGATGAAGTCCGAGCATAAGAAGCTTGAGATTCCGCTTGACCCTATTACAGGGAAGCCTACTGAGGGATTGCAATTTTTTGCTTGTGGAATTTCTTTAGTTGTCCATCCTCATAATCCCCATGCTCCAACTACACATTTAAATTACCGTTACTTTGAAACCTGGAAGGACGATGGAACCCCTGCCGTTTGGTGGTTTGGTGGTGGAGCAGATTTAACTCCTTCATATCtatatgaagaagatgttAAATTGTTCCACAGTATGCATAAGGAAGCTCTTGATAAGCACGATACGAGCTATTATCCAAAGTTCAAAAAATGGTGCGATGAATACTTCTGGATTAAACACCGTGGCGAGAACAGAGGTGTTGGAGGTATCTTTTTTGACGACTTAGATGAGCGTGACCCTTCGGACCTTCTAGCAATGTGTGAGCATTGTCTAGACGCGTACCTGCCCTCTTACCTACCAATCCTTGTTCGTAGGAAGGATATGCCATATACTGCCGAAGAGAAGGAATGGCAGCAGATTAGACGTGGTAGATATGTGGAATTCAACCTTGTTTTGGATCGTGGCACCCAATTTGGCCTACGTACGCCTGGTTCCCGTATCGAATCCATTTTAGTTTCATTGCCTATAAACGCAAAATGGTTGTATGATCATCATCCTCCTGCAGGGtccaaagaagaagcaCTTGTCaagattttgaaaaatCCCCGTGATTGGTTGTAA
- the NRG1 gene encoding transcriptional regulator NRG1 (Syntenic homolog of Ashbya gossypii AGR031W; Syntenic homolog of Saccharomyces cerevisiae YDR043C (NRG1) and YBR066C (NRG2)), whose protein sequence is MDSVRLATITEPNRAASLHPTVAFSERTVQKRQVLLPPLPNVHQSSHYLESYLKKALDRGAFDPLGAKRMTGQQNVSRLLNNVMLPQPPVTAFTPLPDSRPPQKELHIPTELTEQQRHCLQQQPQPLEKRRKHHCRTCGRGFTTSGHLARHNRIHTGEKNHTCHFPGCGQRFSRHDNCLQHYRTHLKKNAGGVTGLK, encoded by the coding sequence ATGGACAGTGTACGACTAGCTACAATAACAGAACCGAATCGAGCTGCTTCTCTTCATCCAACTGTTGCTTTTTCAGAAAGAACCGTGCAAAAACGCCAAGTTCTTCTTCCCCCACTCCCAAATGTGCACCAGTCTTCACACTACCTAGAATCTTATCTAAAAAAGGCTTTGGATCGCGGGGCTTTTGATCCCTTAGGTGCTAAACGCATGACCGGACAACAAAATGTGTCGCGCCTGTTAAATAACGTTATGCTGCCTCAACCTCCGGTTACGGCTTTTACACCCTTGCCTGACTCTCGGCCTCCACAGAAAGAGTTGCACATACCAACGGAGTTAACAGAACAACAGCGACATTGCctgcagcagcagccaCAGCCGCTGGAGAAACGGCGTAAGCATCACTGCCGCACATGCGGTAGGGGCTTTACTACGTCGGGTCACCTTGCACGTCACAACCGAATTCACACAGGAGAGAAGAACCATACCTGTCATTTTCCAGGGTGCGGCCAGCGGTTTAGCCGACATGACAATTGTCTCCAGCACTATCGCACGcatttgaagaagaatgCCGGTGGTGTTACCGGATTAAAATAA